The Caballeronia sp. SL2Y3 genome includes a window with the following:
- the msrQ gene encoding protein-methionine-sulfoxide reductase heme-binding subunit MsrQ — protein MPTATDIKTAQPRPRAQAGPRWIVPAKVVVFIAALYPLARLVLLGVTGVHGGLGANPIEFITRSTGLWTLVFLCITLAITPARRLTGVTALVRFRRMIGLFAFFYAALHFTTYFWFDKWFDVAEILKDIGKRPFITVGFAAFVLLIPLAVTSPKAMVRKLGRRWQTLHRAIYVIAALAILHFWWMKAGKHDLILPKIYGAIVIALLGWRLVVWLKSKAATRA, from the coding sequence ATGCCGACCGCAACCGATATCAAGACGGCGCAGCCGCGGCCGCGCGCGCAGGCGGGGCCGCGCTGGATCGTGCCCGCGAAGGTCGTCGTGTTCATTGCCGCGCTGTATCCGCTTGCGCGCCTCGTGCTGCTCGGCGTGACGGGCGTGCATGGCGGACTCGGCGCAAACCCGATCGAATTTATCACGCGCTCGACGGGCCTCTGGACGCTCGTGTTCTTGTGCATCACGCTCGCCATCACGCCCGCCCGACGCCTGACCGGCGTGACCGCGCTCGTGCGCTTTCGCCGCATGATCGGGCTGTTTGCGTTCTTTTACGCCGCGCTGCACTTCACGACGTACTTCTGGTTCGACAAGTGGTTCGACGTCGCGGAGATTCTGAAGGACATCGGCAAGCGGCCGTTCATCACGGTCGGCTTTGCGGCGTTCGTGCTGCTGATTCCGCTCGCCGTCACGTCGCCCAAGGCGATGGTGCGCAAGCTCGGCCGACGCTGGCAGACACTGCATCGCGCGATCTATGTCATCGCCGCGCTCGCCATCCTGCATTTCTGGTGGATGAAGGCGGGCAAGCACGATCTGATACTGCCGAAGATCTACGGCGCGATCGTGATTGCGTTGCTCGGCTGGCGTCTGGTCGTGTGGCTGAAGTCGAAAGCCGCGACGCGCGCATGA
- the msrP gene encoding protein-methionine-sulfoxide reductase catalytic subunit MsrP: MWIKRNGALYGDDIPSHEITPRDVFENRRRALRSLGALAATGLAGASGLAHATLTSPDAKGQKLAAKTNSKFVALDKPTPLKDVTTYNNFYEFGTDKGDPAEHAGTLRPRPWKVSVEGEIKNPKVYDIDEILKLAPLEERIYRLRCVEGWSMVIPWIGVSLSELIKRAEPTGNAKYVQFITLADRSQMPGLSTPILDWPYSEGLRMDEAMHPLTLLTVGLYGEVLPNQNGAPVRIVVPWKYGFKSAKSLVKIRFVEKQPPTSWNTYAPNEYGFYSNVNPNVDHPRWSQATERRIGEDGFFTPKRKTLMFNGYGDQVASLYQGMDLKKNF, encoded by the coding sequence ATGTGGATCAAACGTAATGGCGCGCTGTATGGCGACGACATCCCCAGTCACGAGATCACGCCGCGCGACGTGTTCGAGAACCGCCGCCGCGCGCTGCGCTCGTTGGGCGCGCTCGCGGCAACGGGGCTCGCAGGCGCGAGCGGTCTCGCCCACGCGACGCTGACTTCGCCCGATGCGAAGGGTCAGAAGCTCGCCGCGAAGACCAATTCGAAGTTCGTGGCGCTCGACAAACCGACGCCGCTCAAAGACGTCACCACGTACAACAACTTCTACGAGTTCGGCACCGACAAGGGCGATCCGGCCGAGCACGCGGGCACGTTGCGTCCGCGGCCGTGGAAGGTGTCGGTGGAAGGCGAGATCAAGAATCCGAAGGTCTACGACATCGACGAGATTCTCAAGCTCGCGCCGCTGGAAGAGCGCATCTACCGGCTGCGATGCGTCGAAGGCTGGTCGATGGTCATTCCGTGGATCGGCGTGTCGCTGTCCGAGTTGATCAAGCGCGCGGAGCCGACGGGCAACGCGAAGTACGTGCAGTTCATCACGCTCGCGGACCGTTCGCAGATGCCGGGCCTGTCCACGCCGATCCTCGACTGGCCGTATTCCGAAGGCCTGCGCATGGATGAAGCGATGCATCCGCTCACGCTCCTGACCGTCGGCCTTTACGGCGAAGTGCTGCCGAATCAGAACGGCGCGCCGGTGCGTATCGTGGTGCCGTGGAAGTACGGCTTCAAGAGCGCGAAGTCGCTGGTCAAGATCCGCTTCGTGGAAAAGCAGCCGCCTACGAGCTGGAACACTTACGCGCCGAATGAATACGGCTTCTATTCGAACGTGAATCCGAACGTGGACCACCCGCGCTGGAGTCAGGCGACGGAGCGGCGCATCGGCGAGGACGGATTCTTCACGCCCAAACGCAAGACGCTGATGTTCAACGGCTACGGCGATCAGGTCGCGTCGCTGTATCAGGGCATGGACCTCAAGAAGAACTTCTGA
- the ccsB gene encoding c-type cytochrome biogenesis protein CcsB, with product MDLTQTSSHASAKTERPASSLPDVAVFDDRPFFRRLGALDWLFALAMVAGAGFALNRYHAYMDVYDTAVLIGAVPTFVVLGWRWKPVRLLIALIAVMSLLSIQLYQHDLARADTNFFLKYFLSSQSAILWMSALYILATLFYWIGLVTRSQTGGAIGSRMTWVAVLMGFTGLMVRWYESYMIGSDVGHIPISNLYEVFVLFCLITSLFYLYYEQHYATRQMGAFVLLVISAAVGFLMWYSIARDAQQIQPLVPALQSWWMKIHVPANFIGYGSFALSAMVSVAYLAKQRGVLADRLPSLEVLDDVMYKSIAVGFAFFTIATILGALWAAEAWGGYWSWDPKETWALIVWLNYAAWLHMRLMKGLRGAAAAWWALTGLIVTTFAFLGVNMFLSGLHSYGKL from the coding sequence ATGGACCTCACACAGACTTCCTCCCACGCTTCCGCCAAAACGGAACGTCCGGCATCGAGCCTTCCCGATGTCGCCGTGTTCGACGACCGTCCGTTCTTCCGCAGGCTCGGCGCGCTCGACTGGCTGTTCGCCCTCGCGATGGTCGCGGGCGCGGGTTTCGCGCTCAACCGCTATCACGCGTACATGGACGTGTACGACACGGCCGTGCTGATCGGCGCGGTGCCGACGTTCGTCGTGCTCGGCTGGCGCTGGAAGCCTGTGCGCTTGCTGATCGCGCTGATCGCGGTCATGTCGCTGCTGTCGATTCAGCTTTACCAGCACGATCTGGCGCGCGCCGACACCAATTTCTTCCTCAAGTACTTCCTGTCGAGCCAGTCCGCGATTCTGTGGATGAGCGCGCTCTACATTCTCGCGACGCTGTTCTACTGGATCGGACTCGTCACGCGGTCGCAGACGGGCGGCGCGATCGGTTCCCGCATGACGTGGGTCGCGGTGCTGATGGGCTTCACCGGCTTGATGGTGCGCTGGTACGAGTCGTACATGATCGGCAGCGACGTCGGCCACATTCCCATTTCGAATCTGTACGAAGTCTTCGTGCTGTTCTGTCTGATCACGTCGCTGTTCTACCTCTACTACGAGCAGCATTACGCGACGCGGCAAATGGGCGCGTTCGTGCTGCTCGTGATCAGCGCGGCCGTCGGCTTTCTGATGTGGTACTCGATTGCGCGCGACGCGCAGCAGATTCAGCCGCTCGTTCCCGCGCTGCAAAGCTGGTGGATGAAGATTCACGTGCCGGCGAACTTTATCGGTTACGGCAGCTTCGCGCTTTCCGCGATGGTGTCGGTCGCGTATCTCGCCAAGCAGCGCGGCGTGCTGGCGGACCGCCTGCCGTCGCTCGAAGTGCTCGATGACGTCATGTACAAGTCGATCGCGGTCGGCTTCGCGTTCTTCACCATCGCGACCATTCTCGGCGCGCTCTGGGCGGCGGAAGCGTGGGGCGGCTACTGGAGCTGGGACCCGAAGGAAACGTGGGCGCTCATCGTCTGGCTGAACTACGCGGCGTGGCTGCACATGCGGCTGATGAAGGGCCTGCGCGGCGCGGCGGCGGCGTGGTGGGCGCTGACCGGCCTGATCGTGACGACGTTCGCGTTCCTCGGCGTCAACATGTTCCTGTCGGGCTTGCACAGTTACGGCAAGCTGTGA
- a CDS encoding cytochrome c biogenesis protein ResB, with amino-acid sequence MSITTSGLQSKSSRRAVKHFVELVSSMRFAIALLVVLAIASIIGTVLTQEDPYPNYVNQFGPFWADTFRGLSLYNVYSAWWFMLILVFLVISVSLCVVRNGPKMIADIKNWKDRVHEGSLRAFHHKGEFVVGADRAQTAATLERLSTKMGYRFVRRETDTGATLIAGKRGALTKLGYISAHLAIVVICIGGLLDSNLPIKLQMWLFNKTPVATNAVINDIPAEHRLSTSNPTFRGYAWVPEGQYVGTAILNQQDGSIIQDLPFSIQLDKFIVDYYSTGMPKLFASDIVVIDHKTGKRIPARVEVNKPFTYDGVSIYQSSFQDGGSKLEMTAWPMTGGSAKAAPFNGTIGGTAPVASQFAGAQGETVEFTDFRAINVENMTDGSGAPDARGVGKKETLRDAFDERLGSGAKTSRPTDLRNIGPSVQYKVRGTDGQAREYSNYMLPVDVGGQRMFLAGMRVSPNDPFRYLRIPADEQGSVKQWMDLRAALQTPATRAAAAHRFASRSVPQENVELQKHLEESALRVLNLFAGADANGAPSANGQINGGFQSIAAFIDKSVPKGEQEKAAGLLMRMLEGAMWDVWQMSREQNALPDAKVDEKSTAFVQASINALSDSFLYGSPVFLQLDSFKQVQASVFQLTRAPGKKVVYLGSLLLVVGIFSMFYVRERRLWFWLKDSGQGGASVLMAMSTARRTLDFEKEFERTRASVGAALGASPIDPAAPPTAQNAPASAAPQSQSEAASSEVSSR; translated from the coding sequence ATGAGCATCACCACATCGGGATTGCAGTCGAAGTCGAGCCGTCGCGCCGTGAAGCATTTCGTCGAGCTCGTGAGTTCGATGCGCTTTGCCATCGCCTTGCTGGTCGTGCTGGCGATCGCGAGCATCATCGGCACCGTGCTGACGCAGGAAGACCCCTATCCCAACTACGTCAACCAGTTCGGCCCGTTCTGGGCGGACACCTTCCGCGGCCTGAGCCTCTACAACGTGTACAGCGCGTGGTGGTTCATGCTGATTCTCGTGTTCCTAGTGATTTCGGTGTCGCTGTGCGTGGTGCGCAATGGCCCGAAGATGATCGCGGATATCAAGAACTGGAAGGATCGCGTGCATGAAGGCAGCCTGCGCGCGTTCCATCACAAGGGCGAGTTCGTGGTCGGCGCGGATCGCGCTCAAACTGCCGCGACGCTCGAACGCCTCAGCACGAAGATGGGCTACCGCTTCGTCCGGCGCGAGACCGACACCGGCGCGACGCTGATCGCCGGCAAGCGCGGAGCGCTCACGAAGCTCGGCTATATCTCGGCGCACCTGGCGATCGTCGTGATCTGCATCGGCGGGCTGCTCGACAGCAATCTGCCGATCAAGCTGCAAATGTGGCTCTTCAACAAGACGCCGGTCGCCACGAACGCGGTCATCAACGACATTCCCGCCGAGCATCGCCTTTCCACGTCGAATCCGACGTTTCGCGGCTACGCGTGGGTGCCGGAAGGGCAGTACGTCGGCACCGCCATTCTGAATCAGCAGGACGGCTCGATCATTCAGGACCTGCCGTTTTCCATTCAGCTCGACAAGTTCATCGTCGATTACTACTCGACCGGCATGCCGAAGCTCTTCGCGAGCGATATCGTCGTGATCGATCACAAGACGGGCAAGCGCATTCCGGCGCGCGTCGAAGTGAACAAGCCGTTCACGTATGACGGCGTGTCGATTTACCAATCGAGCTTTCAGGACGGCGGCTCGAAGCTCGAAATGACCGCCTGGCCGATGACCGGCGGCAGCGCCAAGGCCGCGCCGTTCAACGGGACGATCGGCGGCACCGCGCCCGTCGCGTCGCAATTTGCCGGCGCGCAGGGCGAGACGGTCGAATTCACGGATTTCCGCGCGATCAACGTCGAGAACATGACGGACGGCAGCGGCGCGCCCGACGCGCGCGGCGTCGGCAAGAAGGAAACGCTGCGCGACGCGTTCGACGAGCGCCTGGGTTCCGGCGCGAAGACATCGCGGCCGACTGATCTGCGCAATATCGGCCCGTCGGTGCAGTACAAGGTGCGCGGCACGGACGGCCAGGCGCGCGAATACAGCAACTACATGCTGCCGGTGGATGTCGGCGGTCAGCGAATGTTTCTCGCCGGCATGCGTGTGAGCCCGAACGATCCGTTCCGCTATCTGCGCATTCCCGCCGACGAGCAAGGGTCCGTCAAGCAGTGGATGGACCTGCGGGCCGCGCTGCAAACGCCCGCGACGCGCGCTGCGGCCGCACACCGATTCGCATCGCGCTCGGTGCCGCAAGAAAACGTCGAGTTGCAGAAGCATCTCGAAGAAAGCGCGCTGCGCGTGCTGAATCTGTTCGCTGGCGCGGACGCAAACGGCGCGCCGAGCGCGAATGGTCAGATAAACGGCGGTTTCCAGAGCATCGCCGCGTTCATCGACAAATCCGTGCCGAAGGGCGAGCAGGAAAAAGCCGCCGGCCTTCTGATGCGCATGCTGGAAGGCGCGATGTGGGACGTCTGGCAAATGTCGCGCGAGCAGAACGCTTTGCCCGACGCGAAGGTCGACGAAAAGAGCACGGCGTTCGTTCAGGCGTCGATCAACGCGCTTTCCGACAGCTTTCTGTACGGTTCTCCCGTCTTCCTGCAACTAGATTCGTTCAAGCAGGTGCAAGCCTCGGTATTCCAGTTGACGCGCGCGCCGGGTAAAAAAGTGGTGTATCTTGGCAGCCTTCTGCTGGTCGTCGGCATCTTCTCGATGTTCTATGTCCGTGAACGCCGGCTCTGGTTCTGGCTCAAAGATTCAGGGCAAGGCGGCGCGAGCGTGCTGATGGCCATGTCCACCGCACGCCGGACGCTGGATTTCGAGAAGGAATTCGAGCGCACGCGGGCGTCGGTCGGCGCGGCGCTGGGCGCTTCGCCAATCGACCCGGCCGCGCCACCGACCGCTCAGAATGCGCCGGCGTCCGCCGCGCCGCAATCGCAATCCGAAGCCGCGAGCTCGGAAGTTTCATCACGGTAA
- a CDS encoding cytochrome c, whose protein sequence is MNRLYRSLVVLQAAAALGGLAVSVSVNAAEAAKPAKPDAARGQAIATQVCAACHAADGNSAGAAFPKLAGQHADYIVKQLKDYKTQPGAKGPARNNPIMTGIAGALSDQDMVNVAAYFASQQTKPNYARDKTDVALGQKIYRGGIADKGVPACAACHGATGMGIPVQYPRLSWQWGDYTVAQLNAFAQGTRNNSEPMHAIASRLNEAEMKAVADYVAGLH, encoded by the coding sequence ATGAACCGACTGTACAGGTCTCTGGTGGTGCTTCAGGCAGCGGCGGCTCTCGGTGGATTGGCGGTATCGGTTTCAGTGAATGCGGCGGAGGCGGCCAAGCCGGCGAAGCCGGATGCGGCAAGAGGGCAGGCCATCGCGACCCAGGTTTGCGCGGCGTGTCACGCGGCGGACGGCAACAGCGCCGGCGCCGCGTTTCCCAAGCTCGCGGGGCAGCACGCCGACTACATCGTCAAGCAGCTGAAGGATTACAAGACGCAGCCGGGCGCAAAGGGGCCGGCGCGCAACAATCCGATCATGACGGGCATTGCCGGAGCGCTGTCGGATCAGGACATGGTGAACGTGGCGGCGTACTTCGCGTCTCAGCAGACCAAGCCGAACTACGCCCGCGACAAGACCGACGTCGCGCTCGGCCAGAAGATCTATCGCGGCGGGATTGCCGACAAGGGCGTGCCGGCGTGCGCGGCGTGCCACGGCGCGACCGGCATGGGCATTCCGGTGCAGTATCCGCGGCTGTCGTGGCAGTGGGGCGATTACACCGTCGCGCAGCTCAATGCCTTCGCCCAAGGCACGCGCAACAACAGCGAACCGATGCACGCCATCGCGTCGCGCCTGAACGAAGCGGAAATGAAAGCGGTAGCGGATTACGTCGCCGGATTGCATTAA
- the yihA gene encoding ribosome biogenesis GTP-binding protein YihA/YsxC, whose amino-acid sequence MPFLLHQARFFTTVNHLRDLPPTPQPEIAFAGRSNAGKSTAINVLCNQKRLAFASKTPGRTQHINYFSVGPEAAPVGHLVDLPGYGYAEVPGAAKAHWQQLLSSYLQSRAQLRGMILMMDSRRPLTELDRIMVDWFAPTGKPIHALLTKCDKLTRQEMTNALRATQKSFGEYKAAGYRGELSVQLFSALKRTGLDEAHELIESWLLPAEAASEDAAE is encoded by the coding sequence ATGCCATTTCTGCTCCATCAAGCCCGCTTCTTCACCACGGTCAATCACCTGCGCGATCTGCCGCCGACGCCGCAGCCGGAAATCGCATTCGCGGGTCGCTCGAACGCCGGAAAGTCGACGGCGATCAACGTGCTCTGCAATCAGAAGCGCCTCGCGTTCGCCAGTAAGACGCCGGGGCGCACGCAGCACATCAACTACTTTTCGGTCGGGCCGGAAGCCGCGCCGGTCGGGCATCTCGTCGACTTGCCCGGCTATGGCTACGCCGAAGTGCCCGGCGCGGCGAAGGCGCACTGGCAGCAACTGCTCTCGAGTTACCTTCAGAGCCGCGCGCAACTGCGCGGCATGATCCTCATGATGGATTCGCGCCGTCCGCTGACGGAGCTCGACCGCATCATGGTCGACTGGTTCGCGCCGACCGGCAAGCCGATCCACGCGCTCCTCACGAAGTGCGACAAATTGACGCGACAAGAGATGACCAACGCGCTGCGCGCGACGCAGAAGTCGTTCGGCGAATACAAGGCGGCGGGTTATCGCGGAGAGTTGAGCGTGCAGCTGTTCTCGGCGCTCAAGCGCACGGGCCTCGACGAAGCGCACGAACTGATCGAAAGCTGGCTGCTGCCGGCCGAAGCGGCATCCGAAGACGCAGCCGAGTGA
- the hemB gene encoding porphobilinogen synthase translates to MSFYPHHRPRRMRRDDFSRRLMRENILTTNDLIYPVFIVEGANVRQAVPSMPGVERTSVDLLMKVAEQCVELGVPVISLFPAIEPSLKTPDGREATNPDGLIPRAVRELKKNFPMLGVLTDVALDPYTSHGQDGVLDEEGYVKNDETSEILVDQARTQAEAGVDIVAPSDMMDGRIGAIREMLESDGHIHTRIMAYAAKYASAFYGPFRDAVGSAANLGKGNKMTYQMDPSNSDEAMREVRMDIEEGADMVMVKPGMPYLDIVWRVKDEFRFPTYAYQVSGEYAMIKAATQNGWLDHDKAVMESLLAFKRAGADGVLTYFALDAARILRASK, encoded by the coding sequence ATGAGTTTTTATCCGCATCATCGCCCGCGCCGCATGCGCCGCGATGACTTCTCGCGCCGTCTGATGCGCGAGAACATTCTCACCACCAACGACCTCATTTATCCGGTGTTCATCGTCGAAGGCGCGAACGTGCGTCAGGCGGTGCCGTCGATGCCGGGCGTCGAGCGCACGTCCGTCGATCTGCTGATGAAGGTCGCGGAGCAATGCGTCGAGCTGGGCGTGCCGGTGATTTCGCTTTTCCCGGCGATCGAGCCGTCGCTCAAGACGCCCGATGGCCGCGAGGCGACCAATCCCGATGGTCTGATTCCGCGCGCGGTGCGCGAACTGAAGAAGAACTTCCCGATGCTCGGCGTGCTGACCGACGTCGCGCTCGATCCGTACACGAGCCACGGTCAGGACGGCGTGCTCGACGAAGAAGGCTACGTCAAGAACGACGAAACCAGCGAGATCCTCGTCGATCAGGCGCGCACGCAGGCGGAAGCGGGCGTGGATATCGTCGCGCCGTCGGACATGATGGACGGGCGTATCGGCGCGATCCGCGAAATGCTGGAAAGCGACGGCCACATCCACACGCGCATCATGGCGTATGCCGCGAAGTACGCGTCCGCGTTCTACGGCCCGTTCCGCGACGCGGTCGGTTCGGCCGCCAATCTCGGCAAGGGCAACAAGATGACGTATCAGATGGACCCGTCGAACTCGGACGAAGCCATGCGCGAAGTGCGCATGGATATCGAGGAAGGCGCGGACATGGTGATGGTCAAGCCCGGCATGCCGTATCTCGATATCGTCTGGCGCGTGAAGGACGAGTTCCGCTTCCCGACGTATGCGTATCAGGTCAGCGGCGAGTACGCGATGATCAAGGCCGCCACGCAGAACGGCTGGCTCGATCACGACAAGGCAGTGATGGAATCGCTGCTCGCGTTCAAGCGCGCGGGCGCGGACGGCGTGCTGACGTACTTCGCGCTGGACGCTGCGCGGATTCTGCGCGCGTCGAAGTAA